One segment of Panthera leo isolate Ple1 chromosome A3, P.leo_Ple1_pat1.1, whole genome shotgun sequence DNA contains the following:
- the MRPL35 gene encoding 39S ribosomal protein L35, mitochondrial: protein MAAPAFARAFRAASGVLQPLNILVSSACQNGVKNACLSSALSTRHFRSLQTPVVSSAPRLATSVRNLMCGHTAAILNRAAPLLPNVLKLPVRTVTYFSSRKGKRKTVKAVIYRFLRLHSGLWLRRKAGYKKKLWKKTTARKRRLREFVFCNKTQSKLLDKMTTSFWKRRNWYADDPYQKYHDRTNLKV from the exons GAGTCTTACAGCCCCTGAATATTTTGGTGTCTTCAGCCTGTCAAAACGGTGTCAAGAATGCCTGTCTTAGTTCTGCACTGTCCACCCGGCATTTTCGTTCTCTGCAGACACCAGTTGTTTCCTCTGCTCCCAGACTTGCCACGTCTGTCAGAAACCTGATGTGTGGACATACTGCAGCAATCCTCAATAG agcaGCCCCCTTGCTTCCAAATGTCCTGAAGCTACCAGTCAGAACCGTAACATACTTCAGTTCacggaaagggaagagaaagactgTGAAAGCTGTCATCTACAGGTTTCTTCGACTTCATTCTGGCCTGTGGCTAAGGAGGAAG GCTggttataagaaaaaattatggaaaaagacgACTGCAAGAAAAAGGCGCTTGAGGGAATTCGTGTTCTGCAATAAAACCCAGAGCAAGCTCTTAGATAAAATGACAACGTCTTTTTGGAAGAGGCGAAACTGGTATGCTGACGATCCTTATCAGAAGTATCATGATCGGACAAACCTGAAAGTCTAG